The genomic region TTGGTCTTGGAATCACCCTTCTCACCCAGAAAAGTAGCCTCAGAGAAGACACCGTCGTGGGCATTTTCTACGCCAGCACCATGGCCTTGGGGATTTTTCTTCTCGGCTTTAGCCAGGGTTACACGGTGGACCTTTTCGGTTATCTTTTTGGAAGCATTCTGGCCGTAACCCGAAGCGACCTTGTCATCATTGCCTCCACCTTGACTGGGGTTTTGTTGCTTCTCCTTCTATTTTTCAAAGAATTCATCGCCATCACCCTGGACCCTGAGACCACAAAAGCTTTAGGTACCCCCGTAGAAGGCTTTCAATACCTATTCACTGCCTTGGTTGCCATGGTGATCGTCGTAGCCATTCGCGTGGTGGGAATTGTGCTGGTTTCGGCTCTTATGGTGATTCCAGCCGCCACCGCCCTGCATCTTTCCCAGGAAATCAAGAGGGTTATTTTCCTTTCGGCACTATTCAGTATCACTTCGTGCGCCTTTGGTCTTGTGCTTTCCTTTTACCTCAATACCCCTTCTGGGGCTACCATCGTTCTTTTGAGTACCGGTTTTTTCTTAGCCTCCCTACTTCGCAAGTCCATTTAACCCTTCTTTTTCATTTCCCAGGCTAAAATCAGGGCCTCAGCGATTTCTCTCATACTCTTCTGGGTGTTCATACTGTATTTTTGAATCCTCCGGTAAGCTTCCTCTTCGCTCACACCGAATTCCTGCATCAGAATTCCTTTGGCTCGTTCCACCTTTTTGCGCGTTTCCAGTTCCTCCTTTACTGCCTGACTTTCCAAGAGTAAACGGTGATTTTCAATCACCACCGCTGCCTGGCTGGCTATGGCAGTCAAAAGATGAATCTCAATTTCAGAAAAGTCTCTGGGTTCAGAGGTATAGAGATTCAACACCCCGATGACCTTCCCCCGCACAAGAAGCGGTAAACTCACCAGCGAACAGAGCCCTTCTTTTTCAGCAATATCTTTGTTGATATAACGAGGGTCCTCCCGCACATCCCGTACCACAATCGCCTTTTTCTCTTGAGCCACAATCCCGGCAATCCCCTCTCCCAGTTTCAGGGGGGCTTTTCGATTGTACGCTTCGCTCACCGACTGGGTGGCTTTGAGTTCCAGAACCCTTTTCTTTTCATCCAGGAGCATGA from Atribacterota bacterium harbors:
- a CDS encoding metal ABC transporter permease; its protein translation is MKSPTLWWKRIPSHAINPKRKNHNMEILRLGFMQRALTAGFMVGTLCALLGVFIVLKNFSFVSAGISHAAFGGVALGYLLRTDVILTTLVFCILVGLGITLLTQKSSLREDTVVGIFYASTMALGIFLLGFSQGYTVDLFGYLFGSILAVTRSDLVIIASTLTGVLLLLLLFFKEFIAITLDPETTKALGTPVEGFQYLFTALVAMVIVVAIRVVGIVLVSALMVIPAATALHLSQEIKRVIFLSALFSITSCAFGLVLSFYLNTPSGATIVLLSTGFFLASLLRKSI
- a CDS encoding GAF and ANTAR domain-containing protein: MEEKLETMARIGELITSDLYFEDILRLIVTMTAQVMRSNLCSLMLLDEKKRVLELKATQSVSEAYNRKAPLKLGEGIAGIVAQEKKAIVVRDVREDPRYINKDIAEKEGLCSLVSLPLLVRGKVIGVLNLYTSEPRDFSEIEIHLLTAIASQAAVVIENHRLLLESQAVKEELETRKKVERAKGILMQEFGVSEEEAYRRIQKYSMNTQKSMREIAEALILAWEMKKKG